In the genome of Halobacteriovorax sp. DA5, the window CAATGTCGATTTTAAGAATGGAGAGTTTAATATTTTACTTCTGCCTGGAAGTCGTCGCTTTGAAATTGAATTCATGTTGCCTCAATTTATTAAGGCATGCCAAAAACTTAGAGAGAGTTATAAATTTAAGCTTTCAATCGTTAAAGCAAGCTCTGTTGATGAAGAACTATTTTCTCGTTTTGAAAATGAATTTGATAAGATTTATGAAGATCGTGAATTAGATGAGGCGCTCAAAGCAGCAGACTTTTCTTTCGCAACTAGTGGAACAGTAAACCTATCTTTGGCCCTTTATGGGGTACCAAGCGTGATCGCATACGATCTTAATCTGCTCAATATGTTTATTGCAGAAAATATTGTTAAGTATAAAGGCTTCGTTTCTATTCCTAATTTAATTTTAGGTCATGAAGTTTATCCTGAGCTACTCGGCGAAGGCTTCAGTGAATATAATCTTGTTCGCAAGGCCAAAGACTTATTCGATGATGAAAAACGCTATGAATTTGTTTTAAGTGAACTGAAAAAGCTAAGAGATTTAACTGAAGGTGAGGATATAGAGGTTTCTCAATATCTTCTCG includes:
- the lpxB gene encoding lipid-A-disaccharide synthase, which produces MKSCLIIAGEKSGEEHAMTFLETLTKGAPDTQFFGVGGELMKEQGVELLYDLKDFSTWGITEAVKKVPFYYGAYNHIIDEVKKRGTKVAILIDFQTFNLKLAMKLEKLGVKVLYYVAPQAWVWKEWRTKYLQASVDTLFCILPFEKKWFMDRGVSKAITIEHPLLKKTKPLLENFQRTNVDFKNGEFNILLLPGSRRFEIEFMLPQFIKACQKLRESYKFKLSIVKASSVDEELFSRFENEFDKIYEDRELDEALKAADFSFATSGTVNLSLALYGVPSVIAYDLNLLNMFIAENIVKYKGFVSIPNLILGHEVYPELLGEGFSEYNLVRKAKDLFDDEKRYEFVLSELKKLRDLTEGEDIEVSQYLLEKIKSAYL